From the genome of Hyalangium gracile, one region includes:
- a CDS encoding SDR family NAD(P)-dependent oxidoreductase: MKLLEGRTALVTGGSRGLGRAICLTLAREGANVAFCYARSEEHAAETLARIQEHGVRGQAFKVSVLDKPAVQRMVRTLEQESGGVDILVNNAGVGQVVPLALMEEEDWDRVMNTNVKGAFLVTQAAIRGMIHRKRGRILNISSLAGVKMMQAPVHYCAAKAALKGFTEALAKELGRYGVTVNCLAPGVLEEGVSGNLPQPRLEEYLRNCALGRVGTMAEVAEVAAFLVSDRNSYMNGATLVLDGAV, encoded by the coding sequence ATGAAGCTGCTGGAGGGCCGCACGGCGCTCGTCACTGGCGGCTCGCGAGGGCTGGGGCGAGCCATCTGCCTGACCCTGGCGCGCGAGGGCGCCAACGTCGCCTTCTGCTACGCCCGCTCCGAGGAGCACGCCGCGGAGACGCTCGCGCGCATCCAGGAGCACGGCGTGCGCGGCCAGGCCTTCAAGGTCTCCGTGCTGGACAAGCCCGCGGTGCAGCGGATGGTGCGCACCCTGGAACAGGAGTCGGGAGGCGTGGACATCCTGGTGAACAACGCGGGCGTGGGCCAGGTGGTGCCGCTGGCGCTCATGGAGGAGGAGGACTGGGACCGCGTGATGAACACCAACGTCAAGGGCGCGTTCCTCGTCACCCAGGCGGCCATCCGCGGGATGATCCACCGCAAGCGCGGCCGCATCCTCAACATCAGCTCGCTGGCCGGGGTGAAGATGATGCAGGCCCCCGTGCACTACTGCGCGGCGAAGGCGGCGCTCAAGGGCTTCACGGAGGCGCTGGCCAAGGAGCTCGGCCGCTACGGCGTCACGGTGAACTGCCTGGCGCCAGGCGTCCTGGAGGAAGGCGTCTCCGGCAACCTCCCGCAGCCGCGGCTCGAGGAGTACCTGCGCAACTGCGCCCTGGGGCGCGTGGGCACGATGGCGGAGGTCGCCGAGGTGGCCGCCTTCCTCGTCTCGGATCGCAACAGCTACATGAACGGAGCCACGCTCGTCCTGGACGGCGCGGTGTAG
- a CDS encoding radical SAM protein — MPDGSVVAERLLHETTSLCRHCKNAVPARVVAVGGEVHMRKRCESHGDQSVMLSDDSAWYERTRAIATPPAPPVARKEVQHGCPFDCGACSAHEQKVRLPVVTITSACNLNCPICYVHNKNEGAFHMTLEEFDKILGHLVKDHGGELDLINFTGGEPTVHPHFLEFIEHAHTAGAHRVTICSNGIKLAQDERLVQRLGELQARVALSFDSFEPSVDQAMQGARLLDIKLRCLDLLDKHNVDTTLIPVMTRGYNDHEIGRIIQLGLERSCVRHLEIHTITYTGQGGVSFDRSGRISMHEVLRRIEETTGGMLREQDFVPSPCAHPLCYQIAYLLLDPEGGPPVPFTRFMPAEQFYQVLGERLYLEPSPRLEVAMHDAIDRLWAFGGDEAERTLRMLKHLLGVLFPQGRTLSRHEGLRASERWVKAVYVHSHMDEETFDVERVMRCCDSNCYPDGTTIPVCNYNVLYREKEAKFMRAPKAWNERSGGFKLPVLNNGRGQ, encoded by the coding sequence ATGCCGGATGGATCCGTCGTCGCGGAGCGGCTGCTGCACGAGACGACCAGCCTGTGTCGGCACTGCAAGAACGCGGTGCCCGCGCGGGTGGTGGCCGTCGGCGGCGAGGTGCACATGCGCAAGCGGTGCGAGTCGCATGGCGACCAGTCCGTGATGCTCTCGGATGACTCGGCCTGGTACGAGCGCACGCGCGCCATCGCCACGCCTCCCGCGCCTCCGGTGGCGCGCAAGGAGGTCCAGCATGGCTGCCCGTTCGACTGCGGCGCCTGCTCCGCGCACGAGCAGAAGGTGCGCCTGCCAGTGGTGACCATCACCAGCGCGTGCAACCTCAACTGCCCCATCTGCTACGTGCACAACAAGAACGAGGGCGCGTTCCACATGACGCTCGAGGAGTTCGACAAGATCCTCGGGCACCTGGTGAAGGACCACGGCGGCGAGCTGGACCTCATCAACTTCACGGGCGGCGAGCCCACGGTGCACCCGCACTTCCTCGAGTTCATCGAGCACGCCCACACAGCCGGGGCCCACCGCGTCACGATCTGCAGCAATGGCATCAAGCTCGCGCAGGACGAGCGGCTCGTGCAGCGGCTGGGGGAGCTTCAGGCGCGGGTGGCGCTCTCGTTCGACTCCTTCGAGCCCTCCGTGGACCAGGCGATGCAGGGAGCGCGGCTGCTGGACATCAAGCTTCGGTGCCTGGACCTGCTCGACAAGCACAACGTAGACACCACGCTCATCCCGGTGATGACGCGCGGGTACAACGATCACGAGATCGGCCGCATCATCCAGCTCGGGCTGGAGCGCTCCTGCGTGCGGCACCTGGAGATCCACACCATCACCTATACCGGGCAGGGAGGCGTCAGCTTCGATCGCTCGGGGCGAATCTCGATGCACGAGGTGCTGCGGCGCATCGAGGAGACGACCGGGGGGATGCTGCGCGAGCAGGACTTCGTGCCCTCCCCTTGCGCGCACCCGCTCTGCTACCAGATCGCCTACCTGCTGCTGGATCCGGAGGGCGGACCTCCGGTGCCGTTCACGCGCTTCATGCCGGCCGAGCAGTTCTACCAGGTGCTCGGCGAGCGCCTGTACCTGGAGCCGAGCCCGCGCCTGGAGGTGGCGATGCACGACGCCATCGATCGGCTGTGGGCCTTCGGCGGCGACGAGGCCGAGCGCACGCTGCGGATGCTGAAGCACCTGCTCGGCGTGCTCTTCCCACAGGGGAGGACGCTCAGCCGGCACGAGGGGCTGCGCGCCTCGGAGCGGTGGGTGAAGGCCGTCTACGTCCACTCGCACATGGACGAGGAGACCTTCGACGTGGAGCGGGTGATGCGCTGCTGTGACTCCAACTGCTACCCGGATGGGACCACCATCCCGGTGTGCAACTACAACGTGCTGTACCGGGAGAAGGAGGCGAAGTTCATGCGCGCGCCGAAGGCCTGGAACGAGCGGAGCGGCGGCTTCAAGCTCCCGGTCCTCAACAACGGGAGAGGCCAGTGA
- a CDS encoding SDR family NAD(P)-dependent oxidoreductase, protein MTPRMEGKRCLVTGGSRGLGRAICQELARAGARVAFTYSRNTQDAEEARARIAEAGSEPLVFQGSVADAEHVKKTVASVTEAWGGIDVLVNNAGANQVLPIALIEESDWDLVMDVNVKGTYLFSRAVLRPMIRARAGRILNIGSFASERVVEAPVHYAAAKSALRGFTEALAREVGRYSIQVNLLAPGLMEAGLSRSLPQHRLNEYLGQCSLGRLGTVEELARMAVFLVSDENTFMTGAKVVADGGL, encoded by the coding sequence GTGACGCCGCGCATGGAGGGAAAGCGCTGCCTCGTCACCGGCGGCTCGCGCGGGTTGGGGCGGGCCATCTGCCAGGAGCTGGCGCGGGCGGGAGCACGTGTGGCCTTCACGTACTCGCGGAACACGCAGGACGCGGAGGAGGCTCGCGCGCGCATTGCCGAGGCCGGCTCGGAGCCGCTGGTCTTCCAGGGCTCGGTGGCGGACGCCGAGCACGTGAAGAAGACGGTGGCCTCCGTGACGGAGGCCTGGGGCGGCATCGACGTGCTCGTGAACAACGCGGGCGCCAACCAGGTCCTCCCGATCGCGCTCATCGAGGAGTCGGACTGGGACCTGGTGATGGACGTCAACGTCAAGGGGACCTACCTGTTCTCGCGGGCGGTGCTGCGACCGATGATCCGCGCTCGGGCGGGACGCATCCTGAACATCGGCTCGTTCGCCTCGGAGCGAGTGGTGGAGGCGCCCGTGCACTACGCGGCGGCCAAGTCCGCGCTGCGCGGGTTCACGGAGGCTCTCGCGCGGGAGGTGGGGCGCTACTCCATCCAGGTGAACCTGCTGGCGCCAGGGCTGATGGAGGCGGGACTGTCTCGCTCCCTGCCGCAGCACCGGCTGAATGAGTACCTCGGGCAGTGCTCGCTGGGGCGGCTCGGCACGGTGGAGGAGCTCGCGCGCATGGCTGTCTTCCTCGTCTCGGACGAGAACACGTTCATGACGGGCGCGAAGGTCGTCGCCGACGGTGGGCTGTAG
- a CDS encoding aspartate aminotransferase family protein, giving the protein MTFSVEDILRRGFEDFREFVNPLIALRAEVAGEPTRVVHAREGRLEDVEGHLIEDFHGTQAFGHRNPAIAAAVRQFLETDSPSWFPSRVNPYAGSLARRLCERTGYYSNAFFASSGSEAVEAALKLARAVTRRPRVLSLERAYHGCTMGSCGLMTPGTFRDPFDPHLPGVGPLPFGDIDALAKALEQKDVAAVVVEPIQLEGGVRPLPPEYIDALCELTQRHGTLLVADEVQTGLGRTGRFLASERWPRRPECVLLAKHLGGGLLPISAMLTRRELFETAYGKNFETAEAHNCTFSGSAMVCVAAHAALDLLTDSLIEHVRDVGAGFHSGLTEALSSLPLFEEVRGAGLVAGIVLKPTEHPWLSFEHFGMEDLAHRPTIGLLLCHRLYKRGYFCFVCGHDWSVLRLQPRFTIAPDALATFTRVAREELEFLCNLD; this is encoded by the coding sequence ATGACGTTCAGCGTCGAAGACATCCTGCGCAGGGGGTTCGAGGACTTCCGCGAGTTCGTCAACCCGCTCATTGCGCTGCGCGCGGAGGTGGCCGGAGAGCCCACGCGCGTCGTCCACGCACGAGAGGGCCGCCTGGAGGATGTCGAGGGCCACCTGATCGAGGACTTCCACGGGACGCAGGCCTTCGGGCACCGCAACCCCGCGATCGCGGCGGCGGTGCGCCAGTTTCTGGAGACGGACTCGCCCTCGTGGTTCCCCTCACGCGTGAACCCGTACGCGGGGAGCCTGGCGCGGCGCCTGTGCGAGCGCACCGGGTACTACTCCAACGCCTTCTTCGCGAGCTCCGGAAGCGAGGCGGTGGAGGCGGCCCTCAAGCTGGCCCGAGCGGTGACGCGCAGGCCGCGGGTGCTGTCGCTCGAGCGGGCGTACCACGGCTGCACCATGGGGAGCTGCGGCCTGATGACACCCGGGACGTTCCGGGACCCGTTCGATCCGCACCTGCCGGGCGTGGGTCCCCTGCCATTCGGAGACATCGACGCGCTGGCGAAGGCGCTGGAGCAGAAGGACGTGGCGGCCGTGGTGGTCGAGCCGATCCAGCTCGAGGGCGGCGTGCGTCCCCTGCCCCCCGAGTACATCGACGCGCTCTGCGAGCTGACGCAGCGGCACGGCACGCTCCTCGTGGCCGACGAGGTCCAGACGGGACTGGGGCGCACGGGCCGATTCCTCGCGAGCGAGCGCTGGCCGCGCCGACCCGAGTGCGTGTTGCTGGCGAAGCACCTCGGCGGCGGACTCCTGCCCATCTCGGCGATGCTCACCCGGCGCGAGCTGTTCGAGACGGCGTACGGGAAGAACTTCGAGACGGCCGAGGCGCACAACTGCACCTTCAGCGGGAGCGCCATGGTGTGTGTCGCCGCGCACGCCGCGCTGGATCTGCTGACAGACTCGCTCATCGAGCACGTGCGCGACGTGGGAGCGGGCTTCCACTCCGGGCTCACGGAGGCGCTCTCCTCGCTGCCCCTATTCGAAGAGGTGCGCGGGGCCGGGCTGGTGGCGGGCATCGTGCTGAAGCCCACCGAGCACCCGTGGCTGTCCTTCGAGCACTTCGGCATGGAAGATCTGGCCCACCGGCCGACGATAGGACTGCTCCTGTGCCACCGCTTGTACAAGCGCGGCTACTTCTGCTTCGTCTGCGGCCATGACTGGAGCGTGCTGAGGCTGCAGCCGCGCTTCACCATCGCGCCCGATGCGCTGGCCACCTTCACCCGGGTCGCCCGGGAGGAACTGGAGTTCCTGTGCAATCTCGACTGA
- a CDS encoding SDR family NAD(P)-dependent oxidoreductase, whose protein sequence is MQSRLNPPRALVFGGTGAVGSEVLRGLARANVPTAFSWHQSKERAHALASELSMRPLQVDLADATATRGALRALREEGFVPNLFIHCAGTNPSASLADITDESWHRTMAVNCQSAFIACQELTPAMAQAGEGHLVLVGALDRTQSAPSPVHFAASQGALSALAMAVAKELGPKGVRINVVALGLLEGGLSRQVGEKLVADYKGFSALRRLGRPEEAAKAILWLALENTYMNGKVLPVNGGI, encoded by the coding sequence GTGCAATCTCGACTGAATCCGCCTCGAGCGCTCGTCTTCGGAGGTACGGGAGCCGTGGGCTCGGAGGTGCTCCGAGGCTTGGCTCGCGCGAACGTCCCCACAGCCTTCAGCTGGCACCAGTCCAAGGAGCGGGCGCACGCCCTGGCCAGCGAGCTGTCGATGCGCCCGCTGCAGGTGGACCTCGCGGACGCCACGGCGACGCGCGGGGCACTGCGAGCGCTGCGGGAGGAAGGTTTCGTGCCCAACCTCTTCATCCACTGCGCGGGGACGAACCCGAGCGCTTCGCTCGCGGATATCACGGATGAGAGCTGGCACAGGACGATGGCGGTGAACTGCCAGTCGGCGTTCATCGCCTGCCAGGAGCTGACTCCCGCCATGGCTCAGGCCGGCGAAGGGCACCTCGTGCTCGTGGGAGCACTGGACCGGACGCAGTCGGCGCCCTCGCCGGTGCACTTCGCGGCGTCCCAGGGGGCCCTGTCTGCCCTGGCAATGGCAGTTGCCAAAGAGCTGGGCCCGAAAGGAGTGCGCATCAACGTGGTGGCGCTGGGGCTGCTGGAGGGCGGCCTGTCACGACAGGTCGGCGAGAAGCTGGTGGCCGACTACAAGGGCTTCAGCGCACTGCGTCGGCTCGGCCGCCCCGAGGAGGCCGCGAAGGCCATCCTGTGGCTGGCGCTGGAGAACACGTACATGAATGGCAAGGTGCTGCCCGTGAACGGCGGCATCTGA
- a CDS encoding glutathione S-transferase family protein codes for MTAANEELARPVLIGRSSSHFTRIARIFAAELRVDYSFKVVRDLMSSNPEDYGGNPGLRIPSLQTPQGVWFGSLNVCRELWRRSSLKPRVVWPEDLDQPVLANAQELVLQAMATEVSLIMSKVGGANETSAHQAKMRQALLNMMAWLEENTKAVLAALPPQRDLSYLEVSLYCLLMHLQFREVLPTDGYAELTRFCQQFGMRPSAIETTFRFDT; via the coding sequence ATGACCGCTGCAAACGAAGAACTCGCCAGGCCCGTCCTCATCGGTCGCTCGAGCTCCCACTTCACGCGCATCGCACGGATCTTCGCTGCGGAGCTGCGAGTCGACTACTCCTTCAAGGTGGTGCGCGATCTCATGTCCTCCAATCCGGAGGACTACGGTGGGAACCCCGGGCTTCGCATCCCGTCCTTGCAGACGCCCCAAGGCGTCTGGTTCGGTTCGCTCAACGTCTGTCGCGAACTCTGGCGGCGGTCGAGCCTCAAGCCCCGGGTGGTCTGGCCGGAGGACCTCGACCAACCGGTCCTGGCCAATGCGCAGGAGCTCGTTCTTCAGGCCATGGCCACGGAAGTGTCGCTGATCATGTCCAAGGTAGGCGGCGCCAACGAAACCAGCGCTCACCAAGCCAAGATGCGGCAGGCCCTGCTCAACATGATGGCGTGGCTGGAGGAGAACACGAAGGCCGTGCTCGCCGCACTGCCGCCGCAGCGGGACCTGAGCTACCTGGAGGTCTCGCTCTACTGCCTCCTGATGCACCTACAGTTCCGCGAAGTCCTGCCGACGGACGGCTATGCCGAGCTGACCAGGTTCTGCCAGCAGTTCGGAATGCGCCCTTCCGCCATCGAGACCACTTTCCGCTTCGACACGTAA
- a CDS encoding VanZ family protein, whose translation MVDLETILPLVLPGVVILLWYLRTRHRLTVGRLIAVAMFAVYLLMVSSYTIFPLRFDSAYIEAFRSQTRLLDGVKLVPFRDMSLRYLTSVQGWGNLVLGIPWGFLYPFVVPVLGWRAIARSGACFSAAIELTQLAISVLYGFAYRVTDINDFLLNVTGVLIGYALLRLLALIYRSLSRRDPRDANPRSDKPWGHLESVLLAHGRSGVASR comes from the coding sequence ATGGTGGACCTGGAGACCATACTTCCGCTGGTGCTGCCCGGAGTGGTCATCCTGTTGTGGTATCTGCGCACTCGCCACCGACTCACCGTGGGCCGATTGATCGCGGTCGCCATGTTCGCGGTCTATCTATTGATGGTGAGCAGTTACACGATCTTCCCGCTTCGTTTTGACTCGGCGTACATCGAGGCGTTTCGCAGCCAGACCCGATTGCTCGACGGAGTGAAGCTCGTTCCATTCAGGGACATGTCTCTCCGCTATCTGACGAGCGTCCAAGGATGGGGCAATCTCGTCCTGGGAATTCCTTGGGGTTTCTTGTACCCGTTTGTCGTGCCGGTCCTGGGATGGCGCGCGATAGCACGATCCGGAGCCTGTTTTTCCGCCGCTATAGAGCTGACCCAACTTGCGATATCGGTGCTCTATGGATTTGCCTACCGGGTTACGGATATCAACGATTTCCTACTCAATGTCACAGGCGTGCTGATCGGATATGCACTCCTGAGGCTCCTGGCATTGATCTACCGATCGTTGTCACGTCGCGACCCGAGAGACGCAAACCCTCGGAGCGATAAGCCTTGGGGGCATCTGGAGTCTGTGTTGCTCGCGCATGGTCGAAGCGGTGTGGCATCGCGCTAA
- a CDS encoding sterol desaturase family protein, whose translation MDTNDYYALLVPVFFLLMGIEAWAAKRQGKRAYVLPDTLSNLSCGMGSVLLGIFTGGFLLALYDGFQRTFGVVRWEEGSPVPWVLAFVGVDFCYYWFHRGSHAVGALWAIHVVHHQSEEMNISVALRQPWTSDISALLFFWPLPLLGVPMEAFFLAVGCLSLYEAMMHTRLIRRTGVWGWVFNTPSYHRLHHGKDPEYVDRNFGSTLIVWDRLFGTFVRETHEPTYGTPRALASWNPLWAQFQPFVELVRRTRRATSWRDAAKMWLKPPGWRAPGEVEVPESPARPPKDVPGWLAAYGVLQFLLLAVIGSALQWLGGGVGLVGAAVIVALVLWGTGTMGALFEGKPWAVRLELLRLGLSSVLTLLATARYEAAWLVPTAACFIVSGAALAVFSSKAAPRIARPPRA comes from the coding sequence GTGGATACCAACGACTACTACGCGCTGCTGGTCCCCGTGTTCTTCCTGCTGATGGGGATCGAGGCGTGGGCGGCGAAGCGGCAGGGGAAGCGGGCGTACGTGCTTCCGGACACGCTGTCGAACCTGTCGTGCGGGATGGGGTCGGTGTTGCTGGGCATCTTCACGGGAGGCTTCCTGCTGGCGCTGTACGACGGGTTCCAGCGGACGTTCGGGGTGGTGCGGTGGGAGGAGGGCTCGCCGGTGCCATGGGTGCTGGCGTTCGTGGGGGTGGACTTCTGCTACTACTGGTTCCACCGGGGCTCGCACGCGGTGGGGGCGCTGTGGGCGATCCACGTAGTGCACCACCAGAGCGAGGAGATGAACATCTCGGTGGCGCTGAGGCAGCCGTGGACGTCGGACATCAGCGCGCTGCTGTTCTTCTGGCCGCTGCCGCTGCTGGGAGTGCCGATGGAGGCGTTCTTCCTGGCGGTGGGGTGCCTGTCGCTCTACGAGGCGATGATGCACACGCGGCTGATCCGCCGCACGGGAGTCTGGGGCTGGGTGTTCAACACGCCCTCGTACCACCGGCTACACCACGGGAAGGATCCGGAGTACGTGGACCGGAACTTCGGCTCGACGTTGATCGTGTGGGATCGGCTGTTCGGTACGTTCGTGCGAGAGACGCACGAGCCGACGTACGGAACGCCGAGAGCGCTGGCGAGCTGGAACCCGCTCTGGGCGCAGTTCCAGCCCTTCGTGGAGCTGGTGCGCCGGACGCGCCGTGCGACCTCATGGCGCGATGCGGCGAAGATGTGGTTGAAGCCGCCGGGATGGCGGGCTCCTGGAGAGGTGGAGGTGCCGGAATCCCCCGCGCGTCCCCCAAAAGACGTGCCCGGGTGGCTGGCCGCGTACGGTGTCCTGCAGTTCCTGCTGCTGGCCGTCATCGGTAGCGCGCTCCAGTGGCTGGGAGGGGGAGTGGGCCTCGTCGGGGCGGCCGTGATCGTCGCCCTGGTGCTCTGGGGCACGGGGACGATGGGGGCTCTGTTCGAGGGAAAGCCGTGGGCCGTGCGGCTCGAGCTGCTGCGGCTGGGGCTCTCCTCGGTGCTGACACTGCTGGCGACTGCGCGCTACGAGGCGGCGTGGCTCGTGCCCACGGCCGCCTGCTTTATCGTCAGCGGTGCGGCGCTTGCGGTGTTCTCGTCCAAGGCAGCACCTCGCATTGCGAGGCCTCCTCGAGCATGA
- a CDS encoding radical SAM protein yields the protein MRAPHPECRKYTRGMADELLRTTTSLCARCFRSVEATLWRSSGQVVMRKSCPEHGAAQVLISSSAAWYESLLKEAPALQRPVALKQAAQGCPYDCGPCTRHEQQVQLPIVPISSACNLDCPICYTHNRNAGAYHMSEDELRAILGHLRRVAPDKRIINLTGGEPTQHPAFERLVELCREEGIHRITLSTHGLRFLKDEWLLERLARIDTRIILSFDSFKPEPNKQMLGGSLLASKLKVLQLLEKHGVDTTLLPVLARGYNDSEVGDFVKLALEKDFIRSVELHTMTFTGQGGARFDRQARYTPYDVLVDLERQTGGQVRVDDFVPSPAAHPLCYQVTYLLKLGDGRWLPYPRFMERADLRAMLGGMLYLEPSPEMEQRLQDIINRLWTGELACAEADEVLAVLKALVGRMTAPGVGQAERLRLAERSSKAIYLHAHMDEETFDTDRIRQCPVGIREPDGTNIPSCAYNVLYRNRDGRFNQRPAAPIATLGRGRL from the coding sequence ATGAGGGCGCCGCACCCGGAGTGCCGGAAGTACACTCGAGGCATGGCGGACGAGCTGCTGCGGACGACGACGAGCCTGTGCGCGCGCTGTTTCCGCAGCGTGGAGGCGACGCTCTGGCGGAGTAGCGGGCAGGTGGTGATGCGCAAGAGCTGCCCGGAGCACGGCGCGGCTCAGGTGCTCATCTCGTCGAGCGCGGCCTGGTACGAGTCGCTGCTGAAGGAGGCGCCAGCGCTGCAGCGGCCGGTGGCGCTGAAGCAGGCGGCGCAGGGGTGTCCGTACGACTGTGGGCCGTGCACGAGGCACGAGCAGCAGGTGCAGCTGCCGATCGTGCCGATCTCGTCGGCGTGCAACCTGGACTGCCCCATCTGCTACACGCACAACCGGAACGCGGGCGCGTACCACATGTCCGAGGACGAGCTGCGAGCCATCCTGGGGCACCTGCGGCGGGTGGCGCCGGACAAGCGCATCATCAACCTGACGGGAGGCGAGCCCACGCAGCACCCGGCCTTCGAGCGGCTGGTGGAGCTGTGCCGGGAGGAGGGCATCCACCGCATCACGCTGTCAACGCACGGGCTGCGGTTCCTGAAGGACGAGTGGCTGCTGGAGCGGCTGGCGCGGATCGACACGCGGATCATCCTCTCGTTCGACTCGTTCAAGCCGGAGCCGAACAAGCAGATGCTGGGCGGGAGCCTGCTGGCGTCGAAGCTGAAGGTGCTCCAGCTGCTGGAGAAGCACGGGGTGGACACGACGCTGCTGCCGGTGCTGGCGCGGGGCTACAACGACTCGGAGGTGGGCGACTTCGTGAAGCTGGCGCTGGAGAAGGACTTCATCCGCAGCGTGGAGCTGCACACGATGACGTTCACGGGGCAGGGCGGGGCGCGGTTCGATCGGCAGGCGCGGTACACGCCGTACGACGTGCTGGTGGATCTGGAGAGGCAGACGGGGGGACAGGTGAGGGTGGACGACTTCGTGCCGTCACCGGCGGCGCATCCGCTCTGCTACCAGGTGACGTACCTGCTGAAGCTGGGAGATGGGCGCTGGCTGCCATATCCGCGGTTCATGGAGCGGGCGGATCTGCGAGCGATGCTGGGAGGGATGCTGTACCTGGAGCCGAGCCCGGAGATGGAGCAGCGGCTGCAGGACATCATCAACCGGCTGTGGACGGGGGAGCTGGCGTGCGCGGAGGCGGATGAGGTGCTGGCGGTGCTCAAGGCGCTGGTGGGGAGGATGACGGCGCCGGGGGTGGGGCAGGCGGAGCGGCTGAGGTTGGCGGAGCGGAGCTCGAAGGCGATCTACCTGCACGCGCACATGGACGAGGAGACGTTCGACACGGATCGGATCCGGCAGTGCCCGGTGGGCATCCGCGAGCCGGACGGAACGAACATCCCGTCGTGCGCCTACAACGTGCTGTATCGGAACCGGGATGGGCGATTCAACCAGCGTCCGGCGGCGCCGATCGCTACGCTGGGGCGCGGACGGCTCTGA
- a CDS encoding clostripain-related cysteine peptidase → MKVLNAPTSTPRPATSSGPSSKALPPSRGNELAPQRSVDAFESSSRGTQSRPAMLTGEQPSRALATPQPTPGPTPAAATGPISPKDIPAAEWTVFVHLNADNNLESFGKDDMNEMEAGGGSIQGKLNLIALVDGGAINSDGWNTGARLMYVGKDPENSRKIVSREIEIDPKSELGKMLAAGKGELDTGSPEVLRAALDYVQRNTESKHYMVDLWDHGNGWRGVSYDDNPSSSLDMHELQKALTGLPQKVDLLTADACLMATVEVAATAKAIGSDFLVGSEELEPGTGWDYKDLLGRMGKLFQGSGSVSAEQMAKAIQESYAAGPRDNVTMSVTNLSKLDGLNSKLNDFSDALLQAGGLQNATLRSAYDKALRFDDADQMDLGDFARRISQGTKDAALKKAADALLSELAATTSEKGAKGDPKFAAATGLSIYSPRGSVDSAYKKEGAAWLDSHWNNVIKTYSATPRS, encoded by the coding sequence ATGAAAGTCCTCAACGCTCCGACCTCGACTCCGCGCCCCGCTACCTCTTCCGGTCCGAGCAGCAAGGCCCTCCCGCCCTCGCGCGGAAACGAGCTGGCGCCGCAGCGCTCCGTGGACGCGTTCGAGTCGAGCTCCCGAGGCACCCAGAGCCGGCCGGCGATGCTGACCGGTGAGCAGCCCTCCCGAGCCCTTGCGACGCCGCAGCCCACGCCCGGCCCCACGCCGGCTGCCGCCACTGGCCCCATCAGCCCCAAGGACATCCCGGCCGCGGAGTGGACGGTGTTCGTCCACCTCAACGCCGACAACAACCTCGAGTCCTTCGGCAAGGACGACATGAACGAGATGGAGGCCGGCGGCGGATCCATCCAGGGCAAGCTGAACCTGATCGCCCTGGTGGACGGCGGCGCGATCAACTCCGACGGCTGGAACACCGGCGCGCGGCTCATGTACGTGGGCAAGGACCCGGAAAACTCCCGCAAGATCGTCTCTCGCGAGATCGAGATCGATCCGAAGTCGGAGCTGGGCAAGATGCTCGCCGCCGGCAAGGGCGAGCTCGACACGGGCAGCCCCGAGGTGCTCCGCGCCGCGCTCGACTACGTGCAGCGCAACACCGAGTCCAAGCACTACATGGTGGACCTGTGGGACCACGGCAACGGCTGGCGCGGCGTCTCCTATGACGACAACCCCAGCAGCAGCCTGGACATGCACGAGCTTCAGAAGGCGCTCACCGGCCTGCCCCAGAAGGTGGACCTGCTCACCGCCGACGCGTGCCTGATGGCCACCGTCGAGGTGGCTGCCACGGCCAAGGCCATCGGCTCGGACTTCCTGGTGGGCAGCGAGGAGCTCGAGCCCGGCACCGGCTGGGACTACAAGGATCTGCTCGGCCGCATGGGCAAGCTGTTCCAGGGCTCCGGGAGCGTCAGCGCGGAGCAGATGGCCAAGGCCATCCAGGAGTCCTACGCCGCCGGGCCTCGCGACAACGTCACCATGTCCGTGACGAACCTGTCCAAGCTGGACGGGCTCAACAGCAAGCTGAACGACTTCAGCGACGCGCTCCTCCAGGCCGGCGGGCTGCAGAACGCCACCCTCCGCAGCGCGTACGACAAGGCGCTGCGCTTCGACGACGCGGACCAGATGGACCTGGGCGACTTCGCCAGGCGCATCTCCCAGGGCACGAAGGACGCCGCGCTGAAGAAGGCGGCGGACGCGCTCCTGTCCGAGCTCGCGGCGACGACCTCGGAGAAGGGCGCCAAGGGCGACCCGAAGTTCGCCGCGGCCACCGGCCTCTCCATCTACAGCCCGCGGGGCTCGGTGGACAGCGCGTACAAGAAGGAGGGCGCGGCCTGGCTGGACAGCCACTGGAACAACGTCATCAAGACGTACAGCGCCACGCCGCGCTCGTAG